One genomic segment of Clostridium saccharoperbutylacetonicum N1-4(HMT) includes these proteins:
- a CDS encoding alpha-galactosidase — translation MSIKFDNNTKAFHLTAKNTSYIIKITDEGYLSHVYFGRKLRTFNSDNLLPIRERCSFSPNPNPNNKLLTLDALPQEYPSYGTSDFRGPAYSIQLENGTTITDLRYESHKIINGKVELEGLPATYVESDDEAQTLEINLSDSLIGLKVILSYTAYENFDVITRNTKFLNCGKEDLKLQRALSMSIDFNNSNYDFLHLHGAWARERHMERTPLLIGTQSIESRRGSSSHNQNPFIALLSKDATEEHGDVYGFSLVYSGSFLAQAEVDQFETTRISMGINPFDFSWLLKPKESFQTPEVVMVYSSQGLGEMSRTYHRLYRKRLCRGVYRDKTRPILVNNWEATYFDFNAEKIESIGKAAKELGIELFVLDDGWFGKRNGDESSLGDWVVDKNKLPNGLEDLANRINNLDLQFGLWFEPEMVSPDSDLYRAHPDWCLHVPGRYRTQGRNQLVLDLSREDVCDYIIDSLSKILNSVNISYIKWDMNRNMTEIASALLPPERQRETAHRYMLGLYKIYEKLTTAFPNILFEGCSGGGGRFDAGILYYMPQIWTSDDTDAVERLKIQYGTSIVYPISTMGAHVSAVPNHQVHRNTSLKMRGDVAMLGNFGYELDLTNFNDEEIETVKKQVETYKELRELIQFGDMYRLLNPFESNEASFIVVSEDKIEAFVSFFRVLCIPNDPIRRLYLRGLDPEKNYSVEGFQGIFGGDELMYGGLTIPDLQGDYQSITWRIKSV, via the coding sequence TTGAGTATTAAATTTGATAACAATACAAAAGCCTTTCACTTAACAGCTAAAAATACTAGCTATATAATAAAAATCACTGACGAGGGTTACCTTTCACATGTTTACTTTGGAAGAAAATTAAGAACTTTTAATTCTGATAATTTATTACCCATTAGAGAAAGATGTTCTTTTTCACCAAATCCTAATCCCAATAACAAGCTGCTTACCCTTGATGCACTTCCACAAGAATATCCTTCTTATGGAACTAGTGATTTTCGTGGACCTGCATATTCAATTCAACTTGAAAATGGCACTACTATAACTGATCTCAGATACGAATCGCATAAAATAATTAATGGAAAAGTAGAATTAGAAGGTCTTCCAGCCACTTATGTTGAAAGCGATGATGAAGCTCAGACATTAGAAATAAATTTATCCGATTCATTAATTGGTTTAAAAGTAATTCTATCCTACACAGCTTATGAAAATTTTGATGTTATAACTAGAAATACAAAATTTTTAAATTGTGGTAAGGAAGATTTAAAGCTACAACGAGCTTTAAGTATGAGTATAGATTTTAATAACTCTAATTATGATTTTCTACATCTTCATGGTGCATGGGCAAGAGAAAGACATATGGAAAGAACTCCTCTTTTAATTGGTACTCAATCTATAGAAAGCAGACGTGGTTCAAGTAGTCATAATCAAAATCCTTTCATAGCATTACTCAGCAAAGATGCTACTGAAGAACATGGTGATGTATATGGCTTTAGCTTAGTATATAGTGGAAGTTTTCTTGCTCAAGCAGAAGTTGACCAATTCGAAACTACCCGCATATCAATGGGGATAAATCCTTTTGATTTTTCTTGGTTACTTAAACCAAAGGAAAGTTTCCAAACTCCTGAAGTAGTTATGGTTTATTCTTCACAAGGTCTTGGTGAAATGTCTAGAACTTATCATAGACTATATAGAAAAAGATTATGTAGAGGTGTTTATCGAGATAAAACAAGACCAATTCTTGTAAACAATTGGGAAGCAACTTACTTTGACTTTAATGCTGAAAAAATCGAAAGCATTGGTAAAGCTGCAAAAGAACTCGGAATTGAACTTTTTGTTCTTGACGATGGTTGGTTTGGAAAAAGAAATGGGGATGAATCTTCTCTTGGAGATTGGGTAGTTGACAAAAATAAACTTCCTAATGGATTAGAAGATTTAGCTAATCGCATAAATAATTTAGACTTACAATTTGGTTTATGGTTTGAACCTGAAATGGTCTCACCAGATAGTGATTTATATAGAGCGCATCCTGATTGGTGCTTACATGTGCCAGGAAGATATCGCACTCAAGGAAGAAACCAGCTAGTATTAGATCTTTCTAGAGAAGATGTATGTGACTACATAATAGATTCTTTATCTAAAATTTTAAATTCTGTTAATATCAGCTATATTAAATGGGATATGAACAGAAATATGACTGAAATAGCTTCTGCTCTTCTTCCACCAGAGAGACAAAGAGAAACAGCTCATAGATATATGTTAGGACTATATAAAATATACGAAAAACTTACAACCGCTTTTCCAAATATATTATTTGAAGGCTGCTCTGGAGGCGGAGGAAGATTTGATGCCGGTATACTCTACTATATGCCTCAAATTTGGACTAGTGATGATACTGATGCTGTAGAGAGATTAAAGATTCAATATGGAACAAGCATAGTTTACCCAATAAGCACTATGGGTGCTCATGTATCTGCAGTACCAAATCATCAAGTTCATAGAAATACTTCTCTTAAAATGAGAGGAGATGTTGCAATGCTTGGTAACTTTGGATATGAACTTGATCTTACAAACTTTAATGATGAAGAAATAGAAACTGTAAAAAAACAAGTTGAAACTTATAAAGAATTACGTGAACTTATTCAATTTGGAGATATGTATAGACTTCTTAATCCATTTGAAAGCAATGAAGCTTCTTTTATAGTTGTCTCAGAAGATAAAATTGAAGCTTTTGTGAGCTTTTTTAGAGTTCTTTGCATACCAAATGACCCAATAAGAAGGTTATATTTAAGAGGCTTGGACCCTGAAAAGAATTATTCAGTTGAAGGCTTCCAAGGAATATTTGGTGGTGATGAGCTTATGTATGGAGGACTTACTATACCTGATTTACAAGGAGATTATCAAAGTATTACTTGGAGAATAAAATCAGTTTAA
- a CDS encoding AraC family transcriptional regulator produces MNEDMNMEYFSTINDDGFDITVYQCGMEKCKKLHSYGPAIRDHYLIHFVLEGSGIFYVGGKSYRIKKNQGFLICPNIVTYYEADKEEPWIYTWVGFKGIKAEKYLKLANLDQENPIFECTEVAFVQECFENMRKSTGLKYGRELRLQGLLIMFLSELIEEAGKNVIISSNYKEMYIKKSLQFVETNYSSKISISEMAKSVGLNKNYFSTFFRENIGVTPQQYIIKYRINKACELMSNQGLTIGDISRSVGYDDTLGFSKIFKKEKGISPSKYRQQVLF; encoded by the coding sequence ATGAATGAAGATATGAATATGGAATATTTTTCGACGATAAATGATGATGGGTTTGATATTACTGTATATCAATGTGGCATGGAAAAATGTAAGAAATTACATTCGTATGGACCAGCCATTAGAGATCACTATTTAATACATTTTGTACTTGAAGGCAGTGGGATATTTTATGTAGGTGGAAAGTCATATAGGATAAAAAAAAATCAAGGCTTCTTAATTTGTCCTAACATTGTTACTTATTATGAAGCTGATAAGGAAGAACCTTGGATATATACTTGGGTTGGATTTAAAGGCATAAAAGCTGAAAAATATTTAAAATTAGCAAATCTTGATCAAGAAAATCCTATTTTTGAATGTACAGAAGTAGCTTTTGTACAGGAATGTTTTGAAAATATGAGAAAGTCTACAGGATTAAAATATGGAAGAGAATTAAGATTGCAAGGATTGCTAATAATGTTTTTATCGGAGCTCATTGAGGAAGCAGGAAAAAATGTTATTATAAGCAGTAATTATAAAGAAATGTACATAAAAAAGAGCCTTCAGTTTGTTGAGACAAATTATTCTAGTAAGATAAGTATATCTGAAATGGCCAAAAGTGTAGGCCTGAATAAAAATTATTTCAGTACCTTTTTTAGGGAAAATATAGGAGTAACGCCTCAGCAATATATAATAAAATATAGAATAAATAAAGCCTGTGAACTCATGAGTAATCAAGGATTAACCATAGGGGATATTTCACGCTCAGTAGGGTATGATGATACCCTTGGTTTTTCTAAAATATTTAAGAAAGAGAAGGGTATATCTCCTTCGAAATATAGGCAACAAGTACTATTTTGA
- a CDS encoding ABC transporter permease: protein MKSYLSLIPISAKVHRRQNRMTLLCIIFAVFLVTAVFSMADMGVRMETSRLLDKQQDLSVRSMQTLYSTAAVLFVLIMIAGVLMISSSINSNVAQRTKFFGMMRCIGMSRQQIIRFVKLEALNWCKTAVPIGVILGIVVTWGLCAGLRFLVAVEFSNIPLWKISPIGIISGIIVGVVTVLIAARSPAKRAAKVSPVMAVSGNLENTKNGYSTHGLNTHFFKIETVLGIHHAVSRKKNLTLMTSSFALSIILFLSFSVLIEFIGYIMPQFSDTPDISISSNNSSNSIDSVLLDKISGMSGVKHVFGRSSYFDIPAEVNSQTNTIDMISYDDYDLDCLTKDKQLRKGSDISKVYGDSNYVLTIWDKDNPLAIGDKIQVGNKEVEIAGLLKCNPFSDNGVPNGKITLITSGKTFTRLTGVTDYSLILIQTTKDATDRNVEAIHNVVGEKYKFSDNRDLRTMQSSTYMAFTFFVYGFLTIITLVSVLNIMNSISMSVSAKIKQYGVMRAVGMNEHQITKMIAAEAFTYSISGCIVGVVVSLFINKLLYDNLITAYFNYATWSIPIMHIIIVLLVVAITTITAIYSPSKRIRNMVVTDTINEV, encoded by the coding sequence ATGAAAAGCTATCTTAGTCTAATTCCGATTTCTGCAAAAGTACACAGACGACAGAACCGCATGACACTTCTGTGTATTATATTTGCCGTATTTTTGGTAACTGCTGTTTTTAGTATGGCAGATATGGGTGTTAGAATGGAGACATCAAGATTACTGGATAAACAGCAAGACCTTAGTGTAAGATCGATGCAAACTCTATATTCTACAGCAGCTGTACTGTTTGTGCTTATAATGATTGCAGGGGTACTGATGATTTCAAGCAGTATAAACAGTAATGTTGCCCAAAGGACAAAGTTTTTTGGAATGATGCGCTGCATTGGAATGAGCAGACAACAGATTATCCGTTTTGTCAAACTGGAAGCCCTCAATTGGTGCAAAACTGCGGTTCCAATAGGTGTGATACTTGGGATTGTAGTCACATGGGGATTATGTGCTGGGCTACGGTTTCTTGTGGCGGTAGAGTTCTCTAATATACCCCTTTGGAAAATCAGTCCAATTGGCATTATCAGCGGAATAATTGTTGGAGTTGTTACAGTACTCATTGCCGCCAGGTCTCCGGCAAAACGAGCTGCAAAGGTATCGCCTGTAATGGCAGTATCAGGAAATTTAGAAAACACAAAAAATGGGTATTCAACCCATGGGTTGAATACCCATTTTTTTAAAATTGAAACTGTCCTCGGTATTCATCATGCAGTATCTAGAAAGAAAAACTTAACACTTATGACAAGCTCATTTGCTCTTAGCATTATTCTGTTTTTGAGTTTTTCAGTCTTAATAGAGTTTATCGGCTATATTATGCCCCAATTTTCAGATACTCCTGATATCAGCATTTCTAGTAATAACAGTTCAAATTCCATAGACAGTGTACTGCTTGATAAAATAAGTGGTATGTCAGGTGTAAAACATGTTTTTGGCCGAAGTAGCTACTTTGATATTCCGGCAGAAGTAAATTCTCAAACAAACACAATCGATATGATTTCCTATGATGATTATGATTTGGACTGTCTTACAAAAGATAAGCAACTTAGAAAAGGCAGCGATATTTCAAAAGTTTATGGAGACAGTAATTACGTACTTACAATCTGGGACAAGGACAATCCTTTAGCAATAGGCGATAAAATACAAGTAGGAAATAAGGAAGTAGAAATCGCAGGGCTGTTAAAATGTAACCCATTTAGTGATAACGGTGTTCCAAATGGGAAAATAACACTCATTACTTCTGGGAAAACTTTTACTCGCCTTACCGGCGTAACTGACTATTCACTTATTCTTATACAGACGACAAAAGATGCGACTGACAGAAATGTTGAAGCCATCCATAATGTCGTAGGTGAAAAGTACAAGTTTAGCGATAACCGAGACCTACGGACTATGCAATCCAGCACATATATGGCATTTACGTTTTTTGTATATGGATTTTTGACAATTATAACTTTAGTTTCTGTATTAAATATTATGAACAGTATTTCTATGAGCGTATCCGCAAAAATAAAGCAATATGGAGTCATGCGCGCAGTCGGTATGAATGAACATCAGATTACCAAAATGATAGCCGCTGAAGCGTTTACCTATTCTATATCAGGTTGTATTGTGGGAGTTGTAGTCAGCCTGTTCATTAACAAGTTACTATACGACAATCTTATTACTGCTTATTTTAACTACGCTACTTGGAGTATTCCTATTATGCATATAATTATTGTGCTTTTGGTTGTTGCAATTACGACTATCACTGCAATCTATTCTCCATCAAAACGTATTCGGAATATGGTGGTAACTGATACAATTAATGAAGTATAA
- a CDS encoding ABC transporter ATP-binding protein, which translates to MNLLEVKSISKTYGNGEAAVHALKDISFSVPKGEFVAIVGESGSGKSTLLNLVGALDMPTYGKVFIDGKDIFSMKDSNLTIFRRRNIGFIFQSFNLIPELNVEQNIIFPLLLDYQKPDKKYLEELLTVLNLKERRHHLPSQLSGGQQQRVAIGRALITRPSLILADEPTGNLDTQNSSEVITLLKEAARKYQQTILMITHSRSISQAADRILQVCDGILTDLGGAANEKLS; encoded by the coding sequence ATGAATTTATTGGAAGTTAAATCAATTTCTAAAACCTATGGTAACGGCGAAGCTGCCGTACATGCATTAAAAGATATCAGCTTTTCCGTTCCGAAAGGCGAATTTGTCGCAATAGTCGGAGAATCCGGCTCTGGCAAGAGTACACTTCTTAATCTAGTAGGTGCACTTGATATGCCCACTTATGGCAAAGTATTTATTGACGGTAAAGATATTTTTTCCATGAAAGATAGTAACTTAACAATCTTTCGTCGCAGAAATATTGGATTTATTTTTCAAAGTTTTAATCTAATTCCAGAATTGAATGTTGAGCAAAACATCATATTTCCCTTACTGCTTGATTATCAAAAACCTGATAAAAAGTATCTTGAGGAACTACTTACGGTGCTTAATTTGAAAGAACGTCGTCACCATTTACCTAGTCAATTATCAGGCGGACAACAACAGCGTGTAGCAATAGGACGTGCTCTAATTACGAGACCATCGCTTATCCTTGCCGATGAGCCGACGGGTAACCTGGATACGCAAAACAGCAGTGAAGTGATTACTTTGCTAAAAGAAGCTGCAAGAAAGTACCAACAGACCATTCTTATGATTACCCATAGCCGAAGTATCTCACAGGCTGCAGATCGGATACTACAAGTTTGTGATGGCATACTGACCGATTTAGGAGGTGCCGCGAATGAAAAGCTATCTTAG
- a CDS encoding sensor histidine kinase, with protein MKILVNRKIKKLFCLVLLLIVAFTLISAALIGLNFKNTALYILVCSLCMSIFILIIVYRYFREQNIIMANAVTQIKEYISGNQNARIECNDEGEIYRLFHEVNSIVSILNAHAENEGKAKNFLKDTISDISHQLKTPLAALNIYNGIMQEEAKNLPTIKEFTSLSEQELDRIEILVQNLLKITKLDAKTIVIEKAKENVSEMMGSIERHFSYRAKQEEKEIYLSGDDYVTLLCDCTWLIEAISNIVKNAFDHTQKGNAIYIKWKQFTSIIQVIIKDNGSGIHPEDLHHIFKRFYRSRFSKDTKGIGLGLPLAKAIIEAHSGTIEVDSELGIGTTFTINFLIPTKL; from the coding sequence ATGAAAATACTGGTAAACAGGAAAATCAAAAAACTTTTTTGTTTGGTATTGCTTCTTATAGTAGCCTTTACCTTGATTTCTGCTGCCTTAATAGGTTTGAACTTTAAAAATACAGCACTATATATACTGGTATGTTCATTGTGCATGAGTATCTTCATATTAATAATAGTCTATAGGTATTTCAGGGAACAAAATATAATCATGGCGAATGCGGTAACGCAAATCAAAGAATATATTTCTGGAAATCAAAATGCACGTATTGAATGTAATGATGAAGGAGAGATCTACAGATTATTTCATGAAGTAAATTCCATAGTTTCCATTTTAAATGCTCACGCTGAAAATGAGGGCAAAGCAAAAAATTTTTTGAAAGATACCATTTCTGATATTTCTCACCAGTTAAAAACTCCGCTTGCTGCTCTTAATATATATAATGGAATTATGCAAGAAGAAGCAAAGAATTTACCGACAATCAAAGAATTTACTTCTCTTTCAGAGCAAGAGCTTGACAGAATAGAAATACTGGTGCAAAACCTCTTAAAAATTACAAAACTCGATGCCAAAACAATCGTGATTGAAAAAGCTAAAGAAAATGTATCTGAAATGATGGGCAGTATAGAAAGGCACTTTTCATATCGTGCCAAGCAGGAGGAAAAGGAAATATATCTATCCGGGGATGATTACGTTACTTTATTATGCGACTGTACTTGGCTGATTGAAGCAATCAGTAATATTGTTAAAAATGCTTTTGACCATACTCAAAAAGGAAATGCTATTTATATTAAATGGAAACAATTTACATCCATTATTCAAGTCATCATAAAAGACAATGGAAGCGGTATTCACCCAGAGGACTTACATCATATTTTCAAAAGATTTTATCGCAGTCGTTTTTCTAAAGACACAAAAGGTATCGGACTTGGGTTACCCCTCGCAAAAGCTATTATCGAAGCACACAGTGGAACAATCGAGGTTGATAGCGAATTGGGTATTGGCACTACTTTTACAATTAATTTTTTAATTCCTACAAAATTGTAG
- a CDS encoding response regulator transcription factor gives MKHIFFVEDNLSLINGLSFAIKKQGYEIDVARTILEAEALLVNKKYDLVILDVSLPDGCGYDLCKKIRKTSKVPIIFLTAADEETDIIMGLDIGGDDYITKPFKLAVFMSKINALLRRSDNFIQADTELNSNGINVQLLKGEVYKNGEQLDLTTSEYKVLCLFMENPHIVLSPEQILSKLWDCNENYIDNNTITVYIRRLRTKIEDNPSEPQKIVTVRRMGYKWNTVDGGV, from the coding sequence TTGAAACACATTTTCTTTGTTGAAGATAATTTGAGTTTAATTAATGGTTTATCTTTTGCAATCAAAAAGCAAGGATACGAAATAGATGTTGCCCGTACAATTCTTGAAGCAGAAGCACTATTGGTAAATAAGAAATATGATTTGGTGATTTTGGACGTGTCGCTTCCCGATGGCTGCGGCTATGATTTATGCAAAAAAATTCGTAAAACATCAAAGGTGCCAATTATATTTCTTACTGCTGCTGATGAAGAAACGGATATTATAATGGGGCTTGATATTGGTGGTGACGATTATATAACAAAGCCGTTCAAGCTGGCGGTGTTTATGTCGAAAATAAATGCTTTGCTTCGCAGAAGTGACAATTTTATTCAAGCAGATACTGAATTAAATTCTAACGGTATAAATGTACAACTTCTAAAAGGAGAAGTCTATAAAAATGGAGAACAACTTGACTTAACAACAAGTGAGTATAAAGTTTTATGCCTGTTTATGGAAAATCCCCATATTGTTCTTTCTCCTGAACAGATTTTAAGCAAACTATGGGATTGCAACGAAAACTATATAGATAATAATACTATTACCGTATATATACGCAGACTTCGTACAAAAATCGAAGATAATCCGAGCGAGCCTCAAAAAATAGTGACTGTTCGACGTATGGGGTATAAATGGAATACTGTTGATGGGGGTGTATGA
- a CDS encoding maltose acetyltransferase domain-containing protein has product MTIREKMKNGMLYIDVGEGLEADRRRCQELLYDYNHTRPSEEIKRKEILKELLGDIKEHIWIEPPFHAAYGSNIHIGDHFYANFNLVIVDDIDVYIGEHVMIAPNVTITPTGHPVDPTLRKPCTQFSIPVRIGNNVWIGSNAVILPGVTIGDNSVIGAGSVVTHDIPENVVAVGNPCRVLREINEHDKEFYYKDKCIK; this is encoded by the coding sequence ATGACAATAAGAGAAAAAATGAAAAATGGTATGCTATATATTGATGTAGGTGAAGGACTTGAAGCTGATCGTAGAAGATGCCAAGAATTGCTATATGACTATAATCATACGCGTCCAAGTGAAGAAATAAAAAGAAAAGAAATATTAAAAGAATTATTAGGTGATATAAAGGAGCACATTTGGATTGAACCGCCCTTTCATGCTGCATATGGTTCAAATATCCATATTGGAGATCATTTTTATGCAAACTTTAATCTTGTAATTGTTGATGATATTGATGTTTATATAGGCGAGCATGTTATGATAGCTCCTAATGTAACAATAACACCTACTGGACATCCAGTTGATCCAACACTTCGTAAGCCTTGTACTCAATTTTCTATTCCAGTAAGAATTGGCAATAATGTTTGGATAGGCTCTAATGCAGTAATTTTACCTGGAGTTACAATAGGTGATAATTCAGTTATAGGTGCTGGAAGTGTCGTTACGCACGATATTCCTGAAAATGTAGTTGCTGTAGGAAATCCATGTCGTGTATTAAGAGAAATCAATGAACATGATAAAGAATTCTACTATAAAGATAAATGTATTAAATAA
- a CDS encoding glycoside hydrolase family 2 TIM barrel-domain containing protein, with protein sequence MNNIKQPSLDWLEDPQVFRVNRIDAHSDHWFYEKMNELKLDDDMPLKQNLNGSWRFSYSENPSLRLKDFYKEDFDISGFDYIEVPGHIQLQGYDKCQYINTMYPWEGHDELRPPHISKTYNPVGSYVTFFNIKDELKNKQTFISFQGVETAFYVWVNGEFVGYSEDTFTPSEFDITSYLKEGENKLAVEVYKRSSSSWIEDQDFWRFSGIFRDVYLYAIPETHINDISVKTDLSEDFTNAKLNATLKMIGNENVKIKAYLEDALGNKVVEATDIPFNNKLNFSLDVEKVKLWSAEEPNLYELYIFVEKSDSTLVEVVKQKVGFRHFEMKDKVMHLNGKRIVFKGVNRHEFSARRGRSITKEDMLWDIKFMKQHNINAVRTSHYPNQSLWYRLCDEYGIYLIDETNLESHGSWQKMGQCEPSWNVPGNLPEWQAVVLDRATSMLERDKNHPSVIIWSCGNESYAGEDIFQMSEYFRKTDPSRLVHYEGVFWNREYEKISDMESRMYAKAFEIEEYLNNDPQKPYISCEYMHSMGNSTGGMMKYTELEDKYLMYQGGFIWDYGDQALYRKLPNGEETLSYGGDFTDRPSDYNFSGNGLIYANREVSPKAQEVKYLYQNVKLFPDKNGVTIKNQNLFINVDKFNLYYKVEKEGSLLKEGIAKVSVHAGEEKYFELPFGDYNCSEELVYTVSLILSEDTLWAAKGYEIAFGQKVYERKETAKTTPTSTLKVVHGDVNIGIHGKDFKVIFSKQEGGIVSLRYSGKEFITRTPKTYYWRATTDNDRGNKHEFKCAQWLSASICQKYVDFSMEEQADKVVLHYTYELPTIPTTNVKVDYEVSADNSIKVNVAYKGLEGLPLLPVLGMNFRLLSEFNSFSWYGMGPDENYIDRAEGAKLGIYSSTPLKNLSKYLVPQECGNRIDTRWVAIKNEKGEGLKFSYEKLPFEFSVLPYNNMELENALHQEDLPPVNFTNVNIIGKQMGVGGDDSWGAPVLSEYCIDSNKDLEYSFVISNI encoded by the coding sequence ATGAACAATATTAAACAACCATCTTTGGATTGGCTAGAAGATCCACAAGTTTTTAGAGTAAACAGAATAGATGCACATTCAGATCATTGGTTTTATGAAAAAATGAATGAATTAAAACTAGATGATGATATGCCTCTTAAACAAAATTTAAATGGAAGCTGGAGATTTTCATATAGTGAAAATCCATCCTTAAGACTTAAAGATTTTTATAAAGAAGATTTTGACATTAGTGGCTTTGACTACATAGAAGTACCTGGACACATCCAACTTCAAGGTTATGACAAATGCCAATATATTAATACAATGTATCCATGGGAAGGTCATGATGAATTAAGACCTCCTCATATTTCAAAAACCTATAATCCTGTAGGAAGCTATGTAACATTCTTTAATATTAAAGATGAACTTAAAAATAAACAAACTTTTATTTCTTTCCAAGGGGTTGAAACAGCTTTTTATGTATGGGTTAATGGAGAATTTGTTGGATACAGTGAAGATACTTTCACTCCATCTGAATTTGATATTACTAGCTATTTAAAGGAAGGCGAAAACAAACTTGCTGTTGAAGTTTATAAAAGAAGTAGTTCAAGTTGGATTGAAGATCAAGACTTCTGGAGATTTTCTGGAATCTTTAGAGATGTTTATTTATATGCAATACCAGAAACTCATATAAATGATATCTCTGTCAAAACGGATTTATCTGAAGATTTCACTAATGCCAAACTTAATGCAACCTTAAAAATGATTGGAAATGAAAATGTAAAAATAAAAGCATATCTTGAAGATGCTTTAGGAAATAAAGTTGTTGAAGCTACAGATATTCCTTTTAACAACAAGCTAAACTTCTCACTTGATGTTGAAAAGGTTAAGTTATGGAGTGCTGAAGAACCAAATTTATATGAACTATATATATTTGTTGAGAAATCGGATAGCACTTTAGTTGAAGTTGTTAAACAAAAAGTTGGCTTTAGACATTTCGAAATGAAAGATAAAGTTATGCATCTTAATGGAAAAAGAATAGTCTTCAAAGGCGTTAATAGACACGAATTTAGTGCAAGACGTGGTCGTTCTATTACAAAAGAAGACATGCTTTGGGATATTAAATTTATGAAGCAACATAATATTAACGCAGTTAGAACTTCTCACTACCCTAACCAAAGCTTATGGTACAGATTATGTGACGAATACGGTATTTATTTAATAGATGAAACAAACTTAGAAAGTCATGGTTCATGGCAAAAGATGGGACAATGTGAACCTTCATGGAATGTACCAGGAAATTTACCAGAATGGCAAGCTGTTGTTTTAGATCGTGCTACATCAATGCTTGAAAGAGATAAAAATCACCCTTCTGTAATCATTTGGTCCTGTGGTAATGAATCCTATGCTGGTGAAGATATATTCCAAATGTCAGAATACTTTAGAAAAACAGATCCTTCTCGTTTAGTACATTATGAAGGAGTATTTTGGAATAGAGAATATGAAAAGATAAGCGATATGGAAAGTAGAATGTATGCAAAGGCATTTGAAATTGAAGAGTATCTAAATAATGATCCTCAAAAACCATATATCAGCTGTGAATATATGCATTCTATGGGCAACTCTACTGGCGGAATGATGAAATATACTGAACTTGAGGACAAGTATTTAATGTACCAAGGTGGCTTTATTTGGGACTACGGCGATCAGGCTCTTTATAGAAAACTACCAAATGGTGAAGAAACTTTATCTTATGGTGGAGATTTTACTGATAGACCATCAGATTATAATTTTTCAGGAAATGGTTTAATTTATGCTAACAGAGAAGTATCCCCTAAAGCTCAGGAAGTTAAATATTTATATCAAAATGTAAAATTATTCCCTGATAAAAATGGAGTCACTATTAAAAATCAAAATTTATTTATAAATGTAGATAAGTTCAATTTATATTATAAAGTTGAAAAAGAAGGATCACTTTTAAAAGAAGGTATTGCAAAGGTTTCTGTTCACGCTGGTGAAGAAAAATATTTTGAATTACCATTTGGTGATTATAACTGTTCAGAAGAACTTGTATACACTGTTTCATTAATCTTATCTGAAGATACCCTTTGGGCTGCTAAAGGTTACGAAATAGCTTTTGGACAAAAGGTTTATGAAAGAAAAGAAACTGCTAAAACTACTCCTACTTCTACTTTAAAAGTAGTTCATGGTGATGTTAACATTGGAATTCATGGAAAAGACTTTAAAGTAATTTTCTCAAAACAAGAAGGTGGGATTGTTTCTTTAAGATATAGCGGAAAAGAGTTCATTACAAGAACACCTAAAACTTATTATTGGAGAGCAACAACCGATAATGACAGAGGAAACAAACATGAGTTTAAATGCGCTCAATGGCTTAGTGCTTCAATTTGTCAAAAATATGTTGATTTTTCAATGGAAGAACAAGCTGATAAAGTTGTGCTTCATTACACTTATGAACTTCCAACAATACCAACTACAAATGTTAAAGTAGATTACGAAGTTTCAGCTGACAATTCAATTAAAGTAAATGTAGCTTATAAAGGTTTAGAAGGCTTACCTCTATTACCAGTACTAGGAATGAACTTCAGACTTTTATCAGAATTTAATTCCTTCTCTTGGTATGGAATGGGACCAGATGAAAACTACATTGACCGTGCAGAAGGTGCAAAATTAGGTATTTACTCAAGTACACCACTTAAAAACTTATCTAAATACTTAGTTCCACAAGAATGTGGTAATAGAATTGATACTAGATGGGTTGCTATTAAAAATGAAAAAGGTGAAGGACTTAAATTCTCTTATGAAAAATTGCCATTTGAATTCAGTGTTTTACCTTATAACAATATGGAACTTGAAAATGCTCTTCACCAAGAAGACTTACCTCCTGTTAACTTTACAAATGTAAATATAATAGGAAAACAAATGGGTGTTGGTGGAGATGATAGCTGGGGAGCTCCAGTATTATCTGAGTACTGTATAGATTCAAACAAAGATTTAGAATACAGTTTTGTAATTTCTAATATATAA